The nucleotide window TTTGTACGGCTACTATTAGTAGGTACAAACGCTTCTCACATTTCTCCAGTAATATAGCTCTACTTTCCTATTCGTGTTTTTAAGTTGTTACTAGATTTGTtagctgttttttaaattttctacacACCTATGTAGATAGGTGCAGTTTGTATGGATACCGGATGCCTATATAAAGGGAAAGTACCCTACAGGTATAATCACTGAAGTACctcaagggaattaattttcgcgaaattcgcgatttttttttcttaattttccgcGAAATATAGTTTCCGCGAATATTATTGAAAAACTCGCAATTCGCGAAATTCGCGGAAATTAATTTCCGTAAAATAGAACCACATATATTATAAAATGTGAATTTCAACTTTATCAACCTTTAGTTAATGTATCCCTTGAGAAACGGTTATATATTGAGAAATGAAATGCCATCGAATCTTAGGGAAAGATCtgcaaaaaatcaaataacttgtgattaaaataaataaaaaaatcaacagaACAAAACATTATACAGAACAAAACAAAGTAAATCTCTCTTCACAAAAGGCTTGGTACAAAATGTACaatttttacagttttataATTCTTTacatttctttatatacatatataatatatattttatttactgGCCAAACTGACTTTGTTTGTTAAATAATAGTTCATTGTGTATGATATATACAATTTGAGATAATTTCGTCTACCGTGTGATTATCTCATGCCGCCATGGGCAAGATAAATTCCGCGTAAAGCGAAATCAAtagatatttcatttttttgcatCTGTTTTCATATGTATTTTTTACTCCATTGTTTTGAAAGTAAGTACAGCAGCTAAGGAGACGCCTGCACATATGAGGATACTTGGTTTGATCCAGTTGTACGTGTTCTGTTTGTGTTCCACTGGAAAGGTCTTATTGAATCCCTCCTAAAGTagcaaaacaaataaatttaaaagtaataCACCATTAACACATGTTAGCCACTCCTTTTTAAAAGAGCTAGAAAAATCCTGAAAAAGCATAAAATTTTCCTCAAAACTGCTTTAAAAATGTTCAATATTATACTATCCTTGTTCTCCCgaatttttgttatattttgtttaaaagaactttcaaaacaattttttgacaCAGAAGAGGGTTGCAATcaaagaagaaaacaaacagGAGAATCTTCAAGCTACAATGAACTCTAAAGTAAAACCAGCTTTTTTATAATGGCACTTACTTCTCTTCaccaaataaaaatttctttaattccTACTTAATTTTGCGCAAAATATCCTCCGTAAAATACTTCCCTAATATCCCTAATTGTACCCTATCCCATCCCCACCGGCCTGCACCCCTATTACTTGGTTACCTTACAAGCTTTAGACATAGTTGTGTTCTTAgtgttgcatgtttttttaacgtAAGCTCAAAGTTATCTTCCCCAACCTCGAGCCCAGGGCTCTTTGTCCCCTCCTGTTATGAAAAAAGGGAAAGAGCCCTGAGATCGAGGTTGTAATCTTCCCCTAATTTATCGTTTGGTCTAGTTAATTTATTATCTTTAGCTTTACTttaagtaaaaataacttacccAGCCGCCATTTTCTTCGATCCAACTTTCTTTATCAGACAGGCTGTCAGTTAACCAATCTTCTATCTCGTCTATTTTGTCTTCCTGATTCGTTTGCCAGAACCATTCAGCTAACTTACCACCGAACGTAAACAAACTAACGACCCTTCCCCAGTTTAAAGGTTTCTTATCCAATACCTCTTCTGATACGATTTTAAACGCTTGTTCAGCATTTTCTTCTCGTATACGCATATTCTCGCAAACTGTATCAAAAAATTCTATATTCGTTTTCTCCATTTCCATACTCACTTTTCGGAGAGTTTTTGCAGTTTTTATAAAAGGTCTTAAAGTTTGAATATTTTCGGCAGATTCGTCAGCCGTAACCGTCGTAGTTTCGATAATATTTCCCGTTTCGGCTGTTGTATCGCTACTTAAGACTGAACATGCTTGCACAGATCGTCCATAAATTTTATTGCGTAAAAAATCGTTAGCCAACTGTCGAATAAATTCCTTGTTACTAGCTGTCTCCGTTGTGTTGGCTCGAAACTCGTTTAGGTAATCTGTATCGTCATAACTAGCTTGTCTTTCCAACTTCGGTCGAGCGCAAAAGGTTGTTTCATTCATCTTGAATTGatcgttgttttttttacacACCAATTACGTCTTTCACTTCCAAACTTCTATTGCAAGCAAGATTTCCTGACGTAGCttcgtttttttatatatatctttttctttttatttccctTTCTAGTTTTCTATTGTTTTGAAAAGAAGAATAAAGTACAGTGTAAATATTTGATTCTCTTCACAAAACAGTTATCAAAATGagtgttttgtttatgttttgtatCAAGACTATGCTACAGTTATATACAGGCTAGTTTATGTAAACACTTTTCTAGATCTGCAAAAATAACATGATTCCACCAGCTAAGTTCTTAACCGACTTGGTACTCTAAATTGCAATGAAGTGATAAAACACGGAATACGTAGAAACAAATTCCTtgcctatttttattttttctctgaAAATGTATGTTCGCCGTCGTCAAAATGTGAACGCTTTCGAGCACAACCTGTGTTAGTATATAACAGGATTTTAAAACTATATTTATTCACTCCATACGAAAGTTCATTTTATCCTGTCTTTAATTGGTACAGAGCTGATAATAGCAAAACTTTCAGCTCTGTGAAATTCACGCAAAttggtttttttattattattattattatttaatggCTTTTCTACTAATAACTTCTTGGTATTTAAACACTCGATATGGTTGCCTAGCAACCTTGTTAATTCTTAAGAAGTATCAGCTGTAAACTTTAAATGACTTTTTCCATCAGAATGATGTCACTCCTTTATGAAAATGAAAGTATAAGTACGCGGGAGAGTAAACTAGTTCCCAGGGCTCTTTAGTCACTTTTAGTAGAGAGGAAGAGTGAAGTTGGCGTGAGAAATATTCGTTTAATATGATGGAGCCAACAAGACGATCGTCTAAATGTCCCTTAGAAACTcagggtacttt belongs to Hydractinia symbiolongicarpus strain clone_291-10 chromosome 1, HSymV2.1, whole genome shotgun sequence and includes:
- the LOC130642584 gene encoding apoptosis regulator BAX-like produces the protein MNETTFCARPKLERQASYDDTDYLNEFRANTTETASNKEFIRQLANDFLRNKIYGRSVQACSVLSSDTTAETGNIIETTTVTADESAENIQTLRPFIKTAKTLRKVSMEMEKTNIEFFDTVCENMRIREENAEQAFKIVSEEVLDKKPLNWGRVVSLFTFGGKLAEWFWQTNQEDKIDEIEDWLTDSLSDKESWIEENGGWEGFNKTFPVEHKQNTYNWIKPSILICAGVSLAAVLTFKTME